CATTCAAACGGAAAGTTTTGGAAAGGTAGCCATCTGGGCCGGAGATAGTGATAGTACTTTTACAACGACACCTGTTTATTTAGATCCGATTAATGGTGGAATGGGTGGTGGCAATGCATCAGGTACAGGCCAGTACCTCAATCTTCATCCTCATATCCCAACTTGGTCTGTTTACAACGTTTCCGGCCCCTATTTACCAGAGAGTCGAGTTGGGTTATTGGCACCTGCACAATATGGTGGACTTTCTTATGCTATTTTAGGGAGCCCAGTGACAGATGTGTACACAATCCAAACAGAGAGTCTTGGAACAGTTGCTATTTGGGCGGGAGACAATGATAGTTCTATTACTGGAACGCCGATTTATGATGAAGGTAGCTTTGCAGGAGGTAGTTCAAGTGAAACATATTTGAATCTTTCACCCACTATTAATTCATGGTCCGTTTACAGTGTACAAGGTCCGTATGTTCCTGAATACCGAGTTGGAACATTAGCACCTTCTACCTATGGTGGACTATCCTACAGAATTCTTGAAACAAAAGTAACGGATGTTTACGTCATTCAAACGGAAAGTTTTGGAAAAGTAGCGATCTGGGCTGGAGATAGTGATAGTACCTTTACTAGCTATCCTGTTTATTCTGGCAATACAGAACCGACAGGACCTGGTGGCGGTTTGTTAGAAGGGATAGATTTTAGTAATGCCCCAATAACAATCGAATCAAGAGCAAGTTGGGGAGCTAATCCTGTTCAATTATCCGGTATGTCAGGTGAACTAGATACTGCTAAATACATCGTTATCCATCATACTGCTGGTGCACAGCCACAAGTGGGAAGTGATTATCAAGTAATGAGAGGGGTTCAAAATTATCATCAAAGCTTAGACTGGGGAGACATAGGCTATCATTTTTGTATTGGCCAACAAGGGACCATTATGGAAGGCAGATCGCTGCCATATGTTGGCGCACATGTTGGTAGTCCACATAACTATGATTCGATTGGTGTCAGTCTATTTGGAGATTTTACTTACGCATATCCTGAAAAAGTTCAAATGGAAAAGTTAATTCCGTTGCTGACTTATTTATGTAAAGAGTATGGGATTTCTCCAAATAATATTCTAGGACACAGAGATATGGATAGTAATTACGGTGCCACCTCTTGTCCAGGTACAGCTTTTTATCATGCAACGAACCGATTAGAAGATATTCGAAAAGCGGTAAAAAAACAATTGCTAGAGGATGACACGTTGAGTCTTGCTGAAAAAAAGAGTGAGATTTTAAATCATATGAAGAATAACTTTTTCGGGATTCCATTTTTTAAAGATATTCCTCTTACGGTCGATATGTGGGAAACGGAAAAATCCATCCGTATCAGCAGCAATATTGTCATGAAGGTGAAGCTCACGCTTGATATCAATTCAGACTCTCCAGTTGCCAATCTATTCAGTGTAAATATTACCAAACCACAGCTTACCCTAGAAGGACCCTACTTCGATTATATGCGAGAAAAGCAATTAGATGATATTGAATTCTATAATGCCAAAGATGCAATGGAGCAGCTTTCTGGAAATCTAGACGGCAAAGGAAATGTCGTTCTTTCAGTAGGTTATCGAAGCGGAAAAATGTTATACAATTACATCGTTAATTTTAATTCTATTACATTGTCAGATGGAAGTACGATGGGAGCTTCGTGCCGGATTACATTTGAAATTGATGATGGAACATTTGTTACTCCAGGACCCGCAGGTGTGACGGTTAGTAAC
This genomic interval from Jeotgalibaca arthritidis contains the following:
- a CDS encoding peptidoglycan recognition protein family protein — translated: MANEGNYLNLKPHNPSWSVYAISGPYIPEYRVGELAPAQYGGLSYQVLEDIGGNVYVIQTESFGKVAIWAGDSDSSFTASPVYTNGSSAPTGGTGLYLNLSPSVPSWSIYHPNGPYLTNSRIGTLAPVTYGGLSYEILEKLDGDIYIIQTESFGKVAIWAGDSDSTFTTTPVYLDPINGGMGGGNASGTGQYLNLHPHIPTWSVYNVSGPYLPESRVGLLAPAQYGGLSYAILGSPVTDVYTIQTESLGTVAIWAGDNDSSITGTPIYDEGSFAGGSSSETYLNLSPTINSWSVYSVQGPYVPEYRVGTLAPSTYGGLSYRILETKVTDVYVIQTESFGKVAIWAGDSDSTFTSYPVYSGNTEPTGPGGGLLEGIDFSNAPITIESRASWGANPVQLSGMSGELDTAKYIVIHHTAGAQPQVGSDYQVMRGVQNYHQSLDWGDIGYHFCIGQQGTIMEGRSLPYVGAHVGSPHNYDSIGVSLFGDFTYAYPEKVQMEKLIPLLTYLCKEYGISPNNILGHRDMDSNYGATSCPGTAFYHATNRLEDIRKAVKKQLLEDDTLSLAEKKSEILNHMKNNFFGIPFFKDIPLTVDMWETEKSIRISSNIVMKVKLTLDINSDSPVANLFSVNITKPQLTLEGPYFDYMREKQLDDIEFYNAKDAMEQLSGNLDGKGNVVLSVGYRSGKMLYNYIVNFNSITLSDGSTMGASCRITFEIDDGTFVTPGPAGVTVSNEDYSSFLSSLEMQTIATTGVIVIGLLLVAATPLLATLGGPIGFATVLALTFRKNE